The genomic segment TTGGATGGTGACCCAGCCCTGCTCGAAGGCGTGGGCGCAGCCGGCCAGGTACACGCGCCAGATGCGCAGCCGCTTTTCGCCCGCCAGGGCGGCCGCCCGGAGCCGGTTCTGCTCCAGACGCTCCGCCCAGTGCCATAGGGTCTTGGCATAGTGCAGCCGCAGCGTTTCCACGTCGGCCACCTCCAGCCGTTGGGCGGACATCTCGCGGATCGCCAGAGACAGGTGGGGAAGCTCACCGTGGGGAAAGACGTACTTCTCGATGAACTCCCCGCCGCCCCAGGGCGCCCACCGGTTGTCCGGGTCGGCGGCCGTGATGCCGTGGTTGAGTACGATGCCGCCGGGTTTGAGCAAACGGTGAATGACACCGAAATACAGGGGCAGGTTCTTCAGCCCCACATGCTCGAACATGCCCACGCTCGCGATCTTGTCGAACACGGCTTCGCCTGGCACGTCGCGGTAGTCCTGCAGGAGCACGCGGCAGCGGCCGGAGAGACCCTCTTCTTCAATGCGCTTCGACGCGTATTCGTATTGATTTCGCGACAGCGTGATGCCGGTGGCGTCGACGCCGTAATGCTTTGCCGCCCAGCGGATCAGGCCGCCCCAGCCGCAGCCAATGTCCAGGAACTTGTCGCCGGGTTGGAGCCGCAGCTTGCGGCAGATATGGTCGAGCTTCTGCTCCTGAGCGGTGTGGATGTCTTCCTCGCCGGTCTTGAAGTAAGCGCAGGAATAGACCATGTGGCGGTCCAGCCACAAGGCGTAGAAGTCATTGGAGACGTCGTAGTGGTACTGGATCGCCTTCCTGTCCATGCGCCGGGAGTGGGCCCAGCGCCACAGGGGCAATCGGCCTTGGCCCGTGGCGTCCGTCCGGCGGCTCAGGCCCTCGGCAGCGCTGATGATGTCCTTGAGCGGCCCTTCCACGTCCACGTGACCCTCCACGTAGGCTTCACCCAGCTTGGCGAGCGTGGGGTGCAGGAAGTAGCGGGCCGCCGCCGGATCGTTTATGCGCAGCGTCACCGTAGCGTGGGGCGAGAGCTCAATGAAGCGGCCGTTCCACAGTTCCACCCGCAGCGGAAGCTGGGCTTTCTGTCCCAACTCCTCCAGGAATCGCTCGACCTTTTTCTCGAAGAACATGTGTCCCCCTGGCGGCAGCGACCGGGACAGTTTAGTGCACCGGCCGCGGATCACGCCAGATGGCCCCACAACCATCCGCGGCTTAGCGCTTTTAAGCGCTGGCCGAGCCTTCCCGTTCAGTCTCGGAATCGTACGGTTACGCGGGCGCCGCCCAAGGGTGAGCGGTCGATGGCCACGGCCCCGTCGTAGGCACCGGCCACGTCGCGCACCACGGCCAGGCCGATCCCGTGGCCCGGCACGGTCTCGTCGGCCCGCACGCCGCGCTCAAGAAGCTGCTGGGCATGGCCCGGTGCGATTCCCGGACCGTCATCCTCCACCGTGATGCGCAGCCCTTCCTCGTCCCTCGCAGCGGTGACGCGCACTTGCGACCGACACCACTTGTACGCGTTGTCGAGAAGGTTGCCGAGGACTTCCATGAGATCGTCTTCAGCGCCGCGGAATACCGGGGCGCCGTCCACTTCCACTGCGGCCAGAACGGGCTTGTCCCGCTGGACCTTGGCGAGGGTGGCAATGAGGCGCTCGGCGACGGGTCGTACTGCCACCGGTCCCGACAGGGTGACGGCGCGGCCCGCCGCCGCCCGCTGCAAGTGGTATTCCACCAGCCGCCCCATGCGGGCGAGCTGCTCGTCCAGGGCGGCACGGGAAGGGGAGGCAGCAGGAACGTTCTGGTCCACCATGCTTTGCAGCACCGCGAGCGGCGTCTTCAGGCTGTGGGCCAGATCGGCGAGGGCGTTGTTGAGTTTCTTCTGCTGGGCCCGCTCGTGGGTGAGGAGGGCGTTGACGTTTTCGGTGAGGAGCCGCAGCTCCTCCGGGTATTCCCCCTTGAGGCGCTCCTGGCGTCCGGCTTGGATCGCGGCCACCTCCGTGGCCACGCGCCGCAGGGGCTTCAGTCCCCAGCGCAGCACCAGCCACAGCACCGCCAACAGGAGCACCGCCAGCACCGCGAGCCATCCAGCCAGCGCCGTGCGATAGCGGCGGATCTGCTGCAGATACTCGGTCAGGTCCTCGGCGACGCTGAAGGTGAGCTCGCGGGGGCTTGCTCCGGTGGCCCAGCGCACGCCCAGGCTTTCGACGAAATAATCCTTCCCGGTCGCGTCTGCCCGCCGCTCGAAACGTCGTTCACCGGGTTGGAGCGCGCCCCGGAAAGGGACGTTAAGGCCGACGGCGGAGGGAGAACGCCAAACGACAGCGCCCTCGGCGTCGGTTACTTGGGCGTAGAGCCCTGAGCCGGGAAGCCCGAGCCGCGGCTCGGGCAGCGGCTCGGGCAGCGTGAGCTGTCCCGCGGGGTCCTCCTCGGCCGCGCCGAGGAGGAGATAGACCTGGGCGAGGAGCCGCTCTCCGCGTGCCGACTCGGCGCTCTCCCGGAACGCTTGCTCCAGCGCGACGCTGGTGAGGACGACAAACGCCCCCAGGACCAGCGCGGCGGACAGCGCCACGCGCCGGTGCAACGACATCATGAGGCGTTGCTTTCCAGAACGAAGCGGTAACCGCGGCCGCGCAGCGTCTCGATGGGGGCAAGTGCCCCATCTGGATCGAGCTTGCGCCGAAGCCGGCCCACCAGCACCTCGAGCACGTTGCTGTCCCGATCCTCCTCGTGGGGATAGAGGCGGTCGGCGAGCTCT from the Pelomicrobium methylotrophicum genome contains:
- a CDS encoding class I SAM-dependent methyltransferase produces the protein MFFEKKVERFLEELGQKAQLPLRVELWNGRFIELSPHATVTLRINDPAAARYFLHPTLAKLGEAYVEGHVDVEGPLKDIISAAEGLSRRTDATGQGRLPLWRWAHSRRMDRKAIQYHYDVSNDFYALWLDRHMVYSCAYFKTGEEDIHTAQEQKLDHICRKLRLQPGDKFLDIGCGWGGLIRWAAKHYGVDATGITLSRNQYEYASKRIEEEGLSGRCRVLLQDYRDVPGEAVFDKIASVGMFEHVGLKNLPLYFGVIHRLLKPGGIVLNHGITAADPDNRWAPWGGGEFIEKYVFPHGELPHLSLAIREMSAQRLEVADVETLRLHYAKTLWHWAERLEQNRLRAAALAGEKRLRIWRVYLAGCAHAFEQGWVTIQQVLAFKPARAGESPLPWTRAYMYAPARDAEAAQPSEAMRLA
- a CDS encoding ATP-binding protein; this encodes MMSLHRRVALSAALVLGAFVVLTSVALEQAFRESAESARGERLLAQVYLLLGAAEEDPAGQLTLPEPLPEPRLGLPGSGLYAQVTDAEGAVVWRSPSAVGLNVPFRGALQPGERRFERRADATGKDYFVESLGVRWATGASPRELTFSVAEDLTEYLQQIRRYRTALAGWLAVLAVLLLAVLWLVLRWGLKPLRRVATEVAAIQAGRQERLKGEYPEELRLLTENVNALLTHERAQQKKLNNALADLAHSLKTPLAVLQSMVDQNVPAASPSRAALDEQLARMGRLVEYHLQRAAAGRAVTLSGPVAVRPVAERLIATLAKVQRDKPVLAAVEVDGAPVFRGAEDDLMEVLGNLLDNAYKWCRSQVRVTAARDEEGLRITVEDDGPGIAPGHAQQLLERGVRADETVPGHGIGLAVVRDVAGAYDGAVAIDRSPLGGARVTVRFRD